The Devosia sp. MC521 genome has a segment encoding these proteins:
- a CDS encoding 50S ribosomal protein L23, with protein sequence MNKLAAYDIIRNPVVTEKSTMASEANQVVFDVAIDANKTEIKAAVEQLFSVKVKAVNTLVRKGKVKRFRGRVGVRNDVKKAVVTLAEGQSIDISTGL encoded by the coding sequence ATGAACAAGCTTGCCGCTTACGACATTATCCGCAACCCAGTCGTGACGGAAAAGTCGACCATGGCTTCTGAAGCCAACCAGGTCGTTTTCGATGTTGCTATTGACGCGAACAAGACTGAGATCAAGGCAGCTGTTGAACAGCTTTTCTCGGTCAAGGTGAAGGCTGTTAACACTTTGGTCCGCAAGGGCAAGGTAAAGCGCTTCCGTGGTCGTGTTGGTGTTCGCAACGACGTCAAGAAGGCAGTTGTGACCCTGGCCGAAGGTCAGTCGATCGACATCTCGACCGGCCTCTAA
- the rplD gene encoding 50S ribosomal protein L4 has translation MELQVTTLDGKSAGKVELQDAVFGLEVRADLLHRMVRYQQLKAMAGTHDVKNRSEGALTGKKFVKQKGSGGARHGDRKAPQFRGGGRAFGPTPRSHAIDLPKKVRALALKHALSAKAAAGSLIVLDSVAQAQAKTAALRTTFGKLEWLNALIIDGATVDQNFALAARNIPNIDVLPVQGINVVSILKRDKLVLTKAALEALEARFA, from the coding sequence ATGGAACTCCAGGTAACCACTCTCGACGGTAAGTCCGCAGGCAAGGTTGAACTTCAGGACGCCGTGTTCGGCCTTGAAGTCCGTGCTGACCTTCTTCACCGTATGGTTCGCTACCAGCAGCTTAAGGCTATGGCTGGCACCCACGACGTCAAGAACCGCTCTGAAGGTGCACTGACCGGTAAGAAGTTTGTAAAGCAGAAGGGTTCTGGCGGCGCTCGTCACGGCGACCGTAAGGCTCCTCAGTTCCGTGGTGGCGGCCGTGCATTCGGTCCAACTCCGCGTAGCCATGCTATCGATCTTCCAAAGAAGGTCCGTGCTTTGGCTCTCAAGCATGCTCTCTCGGCTAAGGCTGCTGCAGGCTCGCTGATCGTTCTCGACAGCGTTGCACAGGCTCAGGCTAAGACTGCTGCTCTGCGCACCACTTTCGGCAAGCTGGAATGGCTTAACGCTCTGATCATCGACGGTGCAACCGTTGACCAGAACTTCGCTCTTGCTGCTCGCAACATCCCAAATATCGACGTGCTGCCGGTGCAGGGGATCAACGTTGTTTCGATCCTGAAGCGTGACAAGCTCGTCCTCACCAAGGCAGCGCTTGAAGCGCTCGAAGCGAGGTTCGCATGA
- the rplC gene encoding 50S ribosomal protein L3 → MRSGLIAQKLGMTRIFAEDGSHVPVTVLSLQNCQVVAQRTAEKDGYVALQLGAGQAKAKNVSKAERGQYAVAKVEPKRRVAEFRVDADNLIEVGATLKADHFAEGQLVDVTGTSIGKGFAGGMKRWNFGGLRASHGVSVSHRSIGSTGQRQDPGRTFKNKKMPGHMGDRRITTQNLTVVKTDVERGLIMVQGSVPGSKGAWIMVKDAVKKPAPANVALPGSFEAAAAGESK, encoded by the coding sequence ATGCGTTCTGGATTGATCGCACAGAAGCTGGGCATGACCCGCATCTTTGCAGAGGACGGATCCCACGTCCCTGTAACGGTGCTGAGCCTGCAAAACTGCCAGGTGGTAGCTCAGCGGACCGCCGAGAAGGATGGCTACGTAGCCCTGCAGCTCGGCGCCGGCCAGGCAAAGGCCAAGAACGTCAGCAAGGCCGAACGTGGCCAGTATGCTGTCGCTAAGGTTGAGCCGAAGCGTCGCGTCGCGGAATTCCGCGTTGACGCTGATAACCTCATCGAGGTTGGTGCAACTCTTAAGGCCGATCACTTTGCCGAAGGTCAGCTGGTCGACGTGACCGGTACCTCTATCGGTAAGGGCTTTGCCGGCGGTATGAAGCGCTGGAATTTTGGCGGTCTTCGTGCGTCGCACGGTGTGTCTGTCTCTCACCGCTCGATCGGTTCGACCGGTCAGCGTCAGGACCCAGGCCGTACCTTCAAGAACAAGAAGATGCCGGGCCACATGGGCGACCGTCGCATCACCACTCAGAACCTCACTGTTGTGAAGACCGACGTAGAACGTGGTCTGATCATGGTTCAGGGTTCTGTTCCGGGCTCCAAGGGTGCTTGGATCATGGTCAAGGACGCCGTCAAGAAGCCGGCTCCCGCGAACGTTGCCCTTCCGGGTTCGTTCGAAGCCGCTGCTGCGGGGGAATCGAAGTAA
- the rpsJ gene encoding 30S ribosomal protein S10 produces MNGQNIRIRLKAFDHRVLDTSTREIVNTAKRTGAQVRGPIPLPTHIDKFTVNRSPHIDKKSREQFEIRTHKRLLDIVDPTPQTVDALMKLDLAAGVDVEIKL; encoded by the coding sequence ATGAACGGTCAGAATATTCGCATTCGCCTCAAGGCGTTTGACCATCGCGTGCTCGATACGTCGACTCGTGAAATCGTCAACACCGCCAAGCGTACGGGTGCTCAGGTTCGCGGTCCAATCCCGCTGCCGACCCACATCGACAAGTTCACCGTGAACCGCTCGCCGCACATCGATAAGAAGTCGCGTGAGCAGTTTGAGATTCGTACCCACAAGCGTTTGCTTGACATTGTGGATCCGACCCCTCAAACGGTCGATGCGTTGATGAAGCTTGACCTCGCCGCCGGCGTCGACGTCGAAATCAAGCTCTAA